The Polyangium aurulentum genomic interval GCGGGGGCGCGGGGGGCTCTTCCTGCGCCGCGGCGACCCCGGAGGCGAGGACGAGCGCGAGGGTCAGGGCAGAGGTGAGGCGATGATCAACGACGCTTCTCACCGAACACCTTCTTGGGATCGCGGGTGGAGCCGCCCGCGGGCGGCGGGGCCGTCTTCGTGGTCTTGCGATGGCTGCTCTCGCCGGCCGGCGTCGCGGCTTGCGCGGCGCTCGACGTGGAGGCAGGCACGACGCTCGGGGGGGGCGCTTCCGCTGGCGCGGGGGCGGCTGCGGGAGCTCTGGCCGTGTCGTCGGCGTCCGTGGGCGAGGGATCGCCGCTCGCGCCGAATACGACGGCCAGCGCGATGGCCCCGAAGGCCGCGACGATGATCGCGGCAATCGCCGCGCGTTTTCTGCTCGGGCGCCCCGTCTCGAGCACGTCGGCCGAGCTCGTGATCGCCGTGTGCGTCTGGGCGGGCCCGCGGGCGACGAGCGGCACGGTGATGGCGTCTACCGTGGGCGCGTACGACGGCTCGGATGCGCGTGGCGTGGGCACGGGGCCGCCTGGGGCGAGCGCGCGCCGGATCGCCTCGGCGCGGCTCTGCGCCTCGGGGCCGCCGAAAGGCGCGATCGCCCAGGCGAGACCGGCGAGGTCGGCGAAGCGATCGGTGCGGCGCTTGGCGAGCGCGCGGACGATGGCCTCCTCGAGCGGCGCGGGCACGTCCGGGCGCAAGGCGCGCACGCGCGGGGGCGGCTGGGTGGCGATGACGACGATGAGCTGGGTGATCGTCTCGGCCACGTACGGCGGCTCGCCCGCGAGCAGCTCGTAGAGGACCATCGCGAGCGCGTGCTGATCGCTGCGCGCGTCGACGTTCTTCGTCGACTGGATCTGCTCGGGCGACATGTACTGCGGCGTGCCGAAGACCGCGTCGTTGCCGGTGATCGAGCCGGCCCCGGTGGGCGCCTCCTTCGAGAGCCCGAAATCGAGCACCTTGACGATCGGCGCGCGGTTCGACCGCTGCGCGAGGAACAGGTTCGCGGGCTTCAGATCGCGGTGCACGAGCCCTCGCGCGTGCGCGTGCGCGACGCCCTCGCAGGCCTCGAGCACGAGGTCGACGGCCTCGGCGACCGGCAGCCTGCCGCGCCGTCGCAGCTCGCCCTCGAGGTCGTGCCCGACGAGCAGCTCCATCACGAGGTAAGGCGCGCCCGTCTCGGTCTGTCCGACGTCGGTCACGCGCACGACGTGCTCGGACGCGAGCTTCGCGGCCACGCGCGCCTCGCGCAGAAAGCGCGTGACGACGTCGGGCGAGCTCGCGGCGGGGCCGTGCAGGAGCTTGATGGCGACCCGCTGCTCGAGGGCGACGTGCGTTGCCTCGACGACGACGCCCATGCCGCCGCAGCCGATCTCGCGCTCGACGCGGTACTTCCCGACGAGGACGGTGCCAGGCGGAGGGGCCTCCAGCATGATGCTGCTCGAAAGTTACACGACTCGGCCGCCCTTCCGAGCCCATTTCGCGCGAGCCCCGAGGTTTTCGGGTCCGTCCCCGTGTGACGTGCGAGGTCGAACGTTTGTCCCCGACCTTCCCCAGAAAACCGACAAAAATCCGACAGCTCGCTCGCATCGGGGGGCTTGGAAGAAGGGGCGGTTCGGTGGGCCTGGGGGGGCTCGCGGGGAGCGGCGCGAGGCGCGACGGGGACGCACGGCGCGCGCGAGCACGGAAAGAAGGCGCGGGGTTCGTCCTGTGCGCGAGGCGCGGCGTGGACACGGGGGGCCATTTCGTGTTCAATGGCCGCATGCTTCGTAACGCGCTGAGAAAAATGGGCGCTTCGCTTCCCATCGCCACGCTGGCCCTCGGGGCCGCGCTGATCGGCGGCTGCGCCGAGAGCGACCCGATCGGCAATTCGGCGGCCGCCTCGTCGAGCGGAAGGCCCGGCACCGGCGGAGAAGGCCACGGCGGCGCCGCGGGGGCAGGCGGCGCGGGAGGCGCTGGAGGCGCCACGGGCACGGGAGGCGCCACGGGTACGGGAGGCGCGGGCGGCGCGGGCGGCACGGGTGGCGTTGCGGGCGCGGGCGGCGCGGGCGGCGCTGCGGGGGCGGGCGGCGCGGGTGGCGCGGGTGGCGGGGGAGGGCTTTCGCTTTGCGTGCTGAACGCGGGCGGGCCGGCCGATCCCTGCGTCGATCCGGCCGAGCTCGATTACGGTGCCGTCCCCGCGGGCACGCAGCGGATGCGCATGTTCCGCATCGACAACACGTCGAGCGTGGAGGCCGTGCTCACGAAGGCCGAGGTCGCGGGCGCCGACTTTTCGGTTCAAGCGGTGACCTGGCTGAAAGAGCCGCCCAATGATCCGAGCCAATGGGTCCGCGTGCCGGTGGCCTTGCCCTTCGCGCGCCTGCCGGGCACCTCGCTCCATTTCGAGGTCACGTACACCTCCGAGGGCGTGGCCGGCCCGCTGCCCGCCACCGAGGCGACGGTGTCCGCCACCCTCGACGGCGCGCCCGTGGCCGACATCGTGGTGCCCATTGCGGGCGAGAGCGAGGCTTGCGCGACGGGCACGGCCGCCTGCGACGCGGACGGGGCGAACGGCTGCGAGACGGACATCACCTCGAGCCCCGACCATTGCGGCGGCTGCGGCGAGGCCTGCAGCCTGCCCAACACCTCGCCCGTGTGCGAGGCGAGCACCTGCAAGCCGGGGACCTGCGACGCGGGCTTCGGCGACTGCAACATGATCCCGAGCGACGGCTGCGAGGCCGACCTCTCCTCGCTCGCGCATTGCGGCGCCTGCAACAATGGCTGCAATCTGCCGAACGCGTCCGAGATGTGCATCGGCGGCACCTGCGCGCTCGGCGTGT includes:
- a CDS encoding serine/threonine-protein kinase; translation: MLEAPPPGTVLVGKYRVEREIGCGGMGVVVEATHVALEQRVAIKLLHGPAASSPDVVTRFLREARVAAKLASEHVVRVTDVGQTETGAPYLVMELLVGHDLEGELRRRGRLPVAEAVDLVLEACEGVAHAHARGLVHRDLKPANLFLAQRSNRAPIVKVLDFGLSKEAPTGAGSITGNDAVFGTPQYMSPEQIQSTKNVDARSDQHALAMVLYELLAGEPPYVAETITQLIVVIATQPPPRVRALRPDVPAPLEEAIVRALAKRRTDRFADLAGLAWAIAPFGGPEAQSRAEAIRRALAPGGPVPTPRASEPSYAPTVDAITVPLVARGPAQTHTAITSSADVLETGRPSRKRAAIAAIIVAAFGAIALAVVFGASGDPSPTDADDTARAPAAAPAPAEAPPPSVVPASTSSAAQAATPAGESSHRKTTKTAPPPAGGSTRDPKKVFGEKRR